One genomic segment of Panicum virgatum strain AP13 chromosome 2N, P.virgatum_v5, whole genome shotgun sequence includes these proteins:
- the LOC120662638 gene encoding uncharacterized protein K02A2.6-like translates to MVGPLKKAPGGFTHLLVAVDRFTKWIEAKPITTIDSKEAVKFFLDIIYRFGVPNSIITDNGTNFTGHYFQEFAEGYGIRIDWASVKHPRTNGQVERANGLILQGLKPQIFDMLKKFAGCWVEELPAML, encoded by the coding sequence ATGGTCGGGCCACTCAAGAAAGCACCAGGAGGGTTCACCCACCTACTTGTCGCAGTTGACAGGTTCACTAAATGGATAGAGGCCAAGCCGATCACCACAAtcgactccaaggaggccgtcAAGTTCTTCCTAGACATCATTTATAGATTCGGCGTGCCCAACTCGATCATCACTGACAACGGAACCAACTTCACAGGACACTACTTCCAAGAGTTCGCGGAAGGATACGGAATCCGGATCGACTGGGCATCGGTCAAACACCCACGCACAAACGGGCAAGTTGAGAGAGCCAACGGCCTAATCCTCCAAGGGCTCAAACCACAAATTTTTGACATGCTCAAAAAATTCGCGGGGTGCTGGGTGGAGGAGCTGCCGGCAATGCTCTAG